The following proteins are encoded in a genomic region of Ursus arctos isolate Adak ecotype North America unplaced genomic scaffold, UrsArc2.0 scaffold_32, whole genome shotgun sequence:
- the MXRA8 gene encoding matrix remodeling-associated protein 8 isoform X2 yields the protein MELRSQVMVWELVLLQSDDSPFPPVPSGPVPAASSVVSESTVSWAAGALAVLRCQSPRMVWTQDRLHDRQRVVHWDLSGRPGGGPTRRLVDMYSAGEQRVYEPRDRGRLLLPLSAFHDGNFSLLIRAVEEADAGLYTCNLHHHYCHLYETLAVRLEVTDNPREAGAHWDGEKEVLVVERGTPALLTCVNRAHVWTDRHLEEAQQVVHWDRQPPGVPHDRADRLLDLYASGERRAYGPPFLRDRVAVGADAFARGDFSLRIDPLEPADEGTYSCHLHHHYCGLHERRIFHLRVTEPVAEPPPRDSPGNGSSHSGAPGPDPTLARGRSVINVIVPEGRAHFFQQLGYVLATLLLFILLLITVVLATRQRRRGGYEYSDKKSGKSKGKDVNMAEFAVATGDQALYRSEDIQLDYKNNILKERAELGHSPLPVKNIDLDREFRKEYCK from the exons ATGGAGCTGCGGTCCCAAGTTATGGTCTGGGAACTTGTACTTCTTCAGAGTGA tgactcccccttccccccagtgcCCTCAGGGCCCGTGCCTGCTGCCAGCTCCGTGGTGTCCGAGTCCACCGTGAGCTGGGCGGCGGGCGCCCTGGCCGTGCTGCGCTGCCAGAGCCCGAGAATGGTGTGGACCCAGGACCGGCTGCACGACCGCCAACGCGTGGTCCACTGGGACCTCAGCGGCCGCCCAGGCGGCGGCCCGACCCGCAGACTCGTAGACATGTACTCGGCGGGCGAGCAACGCGTGTACGAGCCGCGCGACCGCGGCcgcctcctgctgcccctctccGCCTTCCACGACGGCAACTTCTCGCTGCTCATCCGCG CGGTGGAGGAGGCCGACGCGGGGCTGTACACCTGTAACCTGCACCACCATTACTGCCACCTGTACGAGACCCTGGCCGTCCGCCTCGAAGTCACGGACAACC CCCGCGAGGCCGGCGCGCACTGGGACGGCGAGAAggaggtgctggtggtggagcGCGGCACGCCCGCGCTGCTCACCTGCGTGAACCGGGCGCACGTGTGGACCGACCGGCACCTGGAGGAGGCGCAGCAGGTAGTGCACTGGGACCGACAGCCGCCTGGGGTGCCGCACGACCGCGCTGACCGCCTGCTGGACCTGTACGCGTCGGGGGAGCGCCGAGCCTACGGGCCGCCCTTCCTGCGCGACCGCGTGGCGGTGGGGGCGGACGCCTTTGCGCGCGGCGACTTCTCACTGCGCATCGACCCGCTGGAGCCAGCCGACGAGGGCACGTACTCCTGCCACCTGCACCATCACTACTGCGGCCTCCACGAGCGCCGCATCTTCCACCTGAGAGTCACCGAGCCCGTCGCTGAGCCGCCCCCGCGGGACTCGCCGGGCAACGGTTCCAGCCACAGCGGCGCCCCTGGCCCAG ATCCCACCCTGGCGCGCGGCCGCAGCGTCATCAACGTCATAGTCCCCGAGGGCCGGGCCCACTTCTTCCAGCAGCTGGGTTACGTGCTGGCCACTCTGCTGCTCTTCATCCTGCTGCTCATCACCGTCGTCCTGGCCACCCGTCAGCGCCGCCGCGGAG GCTACGAATACTCGGACAAGAAGTCGGGGAAGTCAAAGGG GAAGGATGTGAACATGGCAGAGTTTGCTGTGGCCACGGGAGACCAGGCGCTTTACAGGAGTGAGGACATTCAGCTAG ATTACAAAAATAACATCCTGAAGGAGAGGGCTGAGCTGGGCCACAGCCCACTGCCCGTCAAGAACATTGACTTGGACAGAG AGTTCAGAAAGGAGTACTGCAAATAA
- the MXRA8 gene encoding matrix remodeling-associated protein 8 isoform X1, with product MELRSQVMVWELVLLQSSAVLLSSVPSGPVPAASSVVSESTVSWAAGALAVLRCQSPRMVWTQDRLHDRQRVVHWDLSGRPGGGPTRRLVDMYSAGEQRVYEPRDRGRLLLPLSAFHDGNFSLLIRAVEEADAGLYTCNLHHHYCHLYETLAVRLEVTDNPREAGAHWDGEKEVLVVERGTPALLTCVNRAHVWTDRHLEEAQQVVHWDRQPPGVPHDRADRLLDLYASGERRAYGPPFLRDRVAVGADAFARGDFSLRIDPLEPADEGTYSCHLHHHYCGLHERRIFHLRVTEPVAEPPPRDSPGNGSSHSGAPGPDPTLARGRSVINVIVPEGRAHFFQQLGYVLATLLLFILLLITVVLATRQRRRGGYEYSDKKSGKSKGKDVNMAEFAVATGDQALYRSEDIQLDYKNNILKERAELGHSPLPVKNIDLDREFRKEYCK from the exons ATGGAGCTGCGGTCCCAAGTTATGGTCTGGGAACTTGTACTTCTTCAGA GCTCTGCTGTCCTTCTGTCCTCAG tgcCCTCAGGGCCCGTGCCTGCTGCCAGCTCCGTGGTGTCCGAGTCCACCGTGAGCTGGGCGGCGGGCGCCCTGGCCGTGCTGCGCTGCCAGAGCCCGAGAATGGTGTGGACCCAGGACCGGCTGCACGACCGCCAACGCGTGGTCCACTGGGACCTCAGCGGCCGCCCAGGCGGCGGCCCGACCCGCAGACTCGTAGACATGTACTCGGCGGGCGAGCAACGCGTGTACGAGCCGCGCGACCGCGGCcgcctcctgctgcccctctccGCCTTCCACGACGGCAACTTCTCGCTGCTCATCCGCG CGGTGGAGGAGGCCGACGCGGGGCTGTACACCTGTAACCTGCACCACCATTACTGCCACCTGTACGAGACCCTGGCCGTCCGCCTCGAAGTCACGGACAACC CCCGCGAGGCCGGCGCGCACTGGGACGGCGAGAAggaggtgctggtggtggagcGCGGCACGCCCGCGCTGCTCACCTGCGTGAACCGGGCGCACGTGTGGACCGACCGGCACCTGGAGGAGGCGCAGCAGGTAGTGCACTGGGACCGACAGCCGCCTGGGGTGCCGCACGACCGCGCTGACCGCCTGCTGGACCTGTACGCGTCGGGGGAGCGCCGAGCCTACGGGCCGCCCTTCCTGCGCGACCGCGTGGCGGTGGGGGCGGACGCCTTTGCGCGCGGCGACTTCTCACTGCGCATCGACCCGCTGGAGCCAGCCGACGAGGGCACGTACTCCTGCCACCTGCACCATCACTACTGCGGCCTCCACGAGCGCCGCATCTTCCACCTGAGAGTCACCGAGCCCGTCGCTGAGCCGCCCCCGCGGGACTCGCCGGGCAACGGTTCCAGCCACAGCGGCGCCCCTGGCCCAG ATCCCACCCTGGCGCGCGGCCGCAGCGTCATCAACGTCATAGTCCCCGAGGGCCGGGCCCACTTCTTCCAGCAGCTGGGTTACGTGCTGGCCACTCTGCTGCTCTTCATCCTGCTGCTCATCACCGTCGTCCTGGCCACCCGTCAGCGCCGCCGCGGAG GCTACGAATACTCGGACAAGAAGTCGGGGAAGTCAAAGGG GAAGGATGTGAACATGGCAGAGTTTGCTGTGGCCACGGGAGACCAGGCGCTTTACAGGAGTGAGGACATTCAGCTAG ATTACAAAAATAACATCCTGAAGGAGAGGGCTGAGCTGGGCCACAGCCCACTGCCCGTCAAGAACATTGACTTGGACAGAG AGTTCAGAAAGGAGTACTGCAAATAA
- the AURKAIP1 gene encoding aurora kinase A-interacting protein produces the protein MFLVRLTSQLLRAVPRAGRSRPWPVPGVLGRRACRPCYSTQPAGPSGVVSIAGKGLQLELEEMLVPRKMSISPLESWLTAHYLLPRLDARAPGSVAPSQLYECPPSQVGEGAEQGMEEVWDVPRMQCKNVLKIRRRKMNHHKYRKLVKRTRFLRRKVREGRLKRKQIKFERDLRRIWLKAGLKEAPAGWQTPKIYLKGK, from the exons ATGTTCCTGGTGCGCCTGACTTCTCAGCTGCTGAGGGCTGTTCCTCGGGCAG GTCGCAGTCGACCGTGGCCTGTCCCAGGGGTGCTAGGCAGACGTGCCTGCAGGCCCTGCTACAGCACACAGCCAGCCGGCCCAAGTGGAGTTGTCTCCATCGCTGGCAAGGGGCTCCAGCTGGAGCTTGAGGAGATGCTGGTCCCCAGGAAGATGTCCATTAGCCCTTTGGAGAGCTGGCTGACCGCCCACTACCTCCTACCGAGACTAGatgccagggccccaggatctGTGGCACCATCCCAACTCTATGAGTGTCCACCTagccaagtgggggaaggggctgagcAGGGGATGGAGGAAGTCTGGGATGTGCCCCGGATGCAGTGCAAAAACGTGCTGAAGATTCGCCGGCGGAAGATGAATCATCACAAGTACCGTAAACTGGTCAAGAGGACCCGGTTCCTGCGGCGGAAGGTCCGGGAAGGACGCCTGAAACGCAAGCAG ATCAAGTTCGAGAGAGACCTGAGGCGCATCTGGCTGAAGGCAGGGCTGAAGGAAGCCCCTGCAGGCTGGCAGACCCCCAAGATCTACCTGAAGGGCAAGTGA